The Vicinamibacterales bacterium sequence GCGGTCCTCGCGGACGCCATCATAGGCCAGATGACGCACCCGCGGCGTCGGCGGCGCCAGAAGACAGTGATGAACGCCGGGGCGGTGAACGGCGTGCCGAAAGTGCATAGACCGACTCAGCCGGCCTGACTACCGTGCGGACATGAGCACCAGCTCTCTTGGCCGGCGCCTGACCGCGGCCGCCGGCGGCCTTGCGATCGCGGCGGGCGTGGCGACGCTCGCCCTCGCCCAGGCGCCGGGCGGGCAAGCCGGCGGGGGCAGCGGCGGCCAGACGTCGGCGAATATGCAGGTGAACGCCAACGTCGTCCGCAAGTGCACGATCGCGGCGCAGCCGCTCGCGTTCGGCGACTACGACCCGGTGTCGGCCAACGCCACCGCGGCCCTCGACGCCCAGACCACGCTCAGTGTGGCGTGCACGAAGGGGACGGCCGTCACCATCGCCATGG is a genomic window containing:
- a CDS encoding spore coat U domain-containing protein, whose translation is MSTSSLGRRLTAAAGGLAIAAGVATLALAQAPGGQAGGGSGGQTSANMQVNANVVRKCTIAAQPLAFGDYDPVSANATAALDAQTTLSVACTKGTAVTIAMDNGSNAQGRTRRMTGGPATFLQYEVYRDSSRTQRWGDGAFEQLDGGTAPSRDPRQFIVYGRVTGSQDVTQGTYQDTILVTVQF